The following are from one region of the Marinomonas sp. CT5 genome:
- a CDS encoding TRAP transporter small permease subunit, with amino-acid sequence MLNKLVSSAEAISHYMGRCVAWLTLAMMLLTCLIVLLRYGFDIGAIALQESVLYMHAIVFMLGAAYTFKDDEHVRVDVFYRDFSVTKKAWVNIIGGLFFLLPFTIYTAYLSLDYVSASWRVLETSPEPGGLPFVYLLKTLIPIMMVSMIIQGTADILKNIGVVTAARTAKGQN; translated from the coding sequence ATGTTAAACAAATTGGTCAGTTCAGCTGAGGCGATTTCTCACTATATGGGAAGATGCGTTGCTTGGCTTACATTAGCGATGATGCTACTTACCTGTCTCATCGTACTTTTGCGTTATGGCTTCGATATTGGTGCGATTGCGTTACAAGAATCCGTGCTTTATATGCACGCCATCGTCTTTATGTTGGGGGCAGCCTATACCTTTAAAGATGACGAACACGTTCGCGTTGATGTTTTTTACCGTGACTTCTCTGTCACCAAAAAAGCGTGGGTAAACATCATTGGCGGCCTTTTCTTCCTATTGCCATTCACCATTTACACTGCGTATTTGAGTTTAGATTATGTGAGTGCTTCTTGGCGCGTCTTAGAAACCTCTCCTGAACCTGGCGGCCTACCTTTTGTGTACCTGCTAAAAACGCTTATTCCTATCATGATGGTCAGTATGATCATTCAAGGTACGGCTGATATTTTGAAAAATATTGGTGTAGTCACAGCAGCACGAACCGCAAAAGGACAAAACTAA
- a CDS encoding TRAP transporter large permease subunit — protein MAEFIPLWLFAGVCICLLFGYPVAFSLGGTALIFAAVGSMFGTFDSVFLEALPNRLFGIIGNETLIAVPLFVLMGVLLEKSKLAEKLLDSMAMLFGTLRGGLGISVILVGMLLAASTGIVGATVVTMGMISLPTMLRRGYDPSLAAGTICATGTLGQIIPPSIALVLLGDVMSNAYQKAQLEMGIFSPKTISVGDLFVGALIPGLILVGLYILYVIMVAWLQPHKAPAVPRDELRNGSTESLAVQLFKGLVPPLVLIFAVLGSILSGIATPTEAAGVGALGAALLALGSGKLSLATLKDAVYSTTKVTCMVFMILIGASLFSLVFRGFGGEELIQDFFSQLPGGVVGAMIVVMLLMFFLGFILDFIEITFVVVPIVAPVLLAMGLDPVWLGIMMAINLQTSFLTPPFGFALFYLRGVAPPELKTQAIYKGVIPFILIQVFVLIMLSIWPDLVTWLPEQVYAD, from the coding sequence ATGGCTGAATTTATTCCTTTATGGCTCTTTGCCGGTGTGTGTATTTGCCTACTATTCGGTTACCCAGTCGCCTTCTCTCTGGGTGGCACAGCGCTTATCTTTGCTGCTGTGGGCTCTATGTTTGGTACCTTTGATAGCGTTTTCCTTGAAGCGCTACCAAACCGCTTATTTGGGATTATTGGCAACGAAACACTCATCGCTGTTCCGCTTTTTGTCCTAATGGGCGTTTTGCTCGAAAAGTCAAAGTTAGCGGAAAAGCTACTTGATTCCATGGCCATGTTGTTTGGTACTTTGCGTGGTGGTTTGGGTATTTCGGTTATTTTGGTCGGTATGTTACTGGCTGCCAGCACCGGTATTGTCGGCGCAACGGTAGTGACTATGGGGATGATCTCCTTACCAACCATGTTACGCCGCGGTTACGATCCCTCTTTAGCGGCAGGGACGATTTGTGCCACGGGTACGCTAGGTCAAATCATTCCACCCTCCATTGCCTTGGTTTTATTAGGCGACGTGATGTCCAATGCGTACCAAAAAGCGCAATTGGAAATGGGAATTTTCTCACCTAAAACCATCTCTGTGGGCGACCTGTTTGTTGGTGCCTTGATCCCCGGTTTGATTTTGGTTGGTCTGTATATTCTTTACGTCATCATGGTCGCATGGTTACAACCTCATAAAGCACCAGCGGTTCCTCGTGACGAATTACGCAATGGCTCAACAGAATCATTAGCCGTTCAACTCTTTAAAGGCTTGGTGCCACCTTTGGTGCTGATCTTTGCTGTGTTGGGGTCCATTCTTAGTGGTATTGCGACGCCAACCGAAGCCGCTGGTGTGGGAGCGTTAGGCGCCGCACTACTGGCATTAGGCAGTGGTAAGCTCAGCTTGGCAACCTTAAAAGATGCCGTCTATTCGACCACAAAAGTCACCTGTATGGTGTTCATGATCTTGATCGGTGCCTCCTTATTTTCTTTGGTGTTCCGAGGATTTGGCGGTGAAGAATTAATCCAAGATTTCTTCTCTCAACTTCCTGGTGGCGTTGTTGGCGCGATGATCGTCGTCATGTTGCTAATGTTCTTCCTTGGCTTCATCCTAGACTTCATCGAAATCACCTTTGTAGTGGTACCGATTGTTGCCCCTGTTCTGCTGGCTATGGGTTTAGACCCTGTATGGTTAGGTATTATGATGGCGATTAACCTACAGACCTCCTTCCTAACGCCACCGTTTGGCTTTGCTTTGTTCTATCTGCGTGGCGTTGCGCCACCAGAGCTAAAAACCCAAGCGATATACAAAGGGGTGATTCCGTTTATATTAATACAAGTGTTTGTACTAATAATGTTGTCTATCTGGCCAGACCTAGTCACTTGGCTGCCAGAACAAGTCTACGCTGACTAG
- a CDS encoding NADPH:quinone reductase, whose amino-acid sequence MKAMQMTNYGPASDLSLVDAKKPSINEEQILVQVGAAGVNPVDTYIRSGTNNYSATFPHTPGSDGAGTIVELGANVTGFEVGQRVYFSRNLTGSSAEFAACAATHTYPLADALSFEEGACLGIPYTTAHRALFGRANGKAGDKVLVHGATGAVGIATVQLALAAGMDVVASAGTAAGADLLRQQGVKNVIMHNEADHLTPFQSLEAGFDIVIEMLANHNLDQDLKALAFGGCVAVVGNRGTVEINPRDLMARDAAVVGVALANVKPAELALIAKSLRPLLEKGVIKPVIRQSYPLTELAKAHDDVLKPGALGNLVIQVK is encoded by the coding sequence ATGAAAGCAATGCAAATGACAAATTATGGTCCAGCCAGCGATTTATCGCTGGTTGATGCGAAGAAACCCAGCATTAACGAAGAGCAGATATTGGTTCAAGTTGGTGCTGCTGGCGTCAACCCAGTGGACACCTATATCCGCTCGGGTACCAACAACTATTCCGCTACTTTCCCTCATACTCCAGGATCGGATGGCGCGGGTACGATTGTTGAATTGGGAGCGAATGTCACAGGGTTCGAAGTGGGACAGCGAGTCTACTTTAGCCGTAACCTAACCGGTTCTTCCGCTGAGTTTGCCGCTTGCGCAGCGACTCACACTTACCCATTGGCCGATGCGTTGTCTTTCGAAGAAGGCGCTTGCCTTGGTATTCCTTACACCACAGCTCACCGCGCCTTGTTTGGCCGCGCCAATGGCAAAGCTGGCGATAAAGTCTTAGTACATGGTGCAACAGGCGCTGTGGGCATTGCGACCGTACAACTGGCCTTGGCGGCTGGTATGGACGTGGTGGCCAGTGCTGGCACAGCCGCTGGTGCGGATTTATTGCGTCAGCAGGGTGTGAAAAACGTCATTATGCACAATGAAGCGGATCACCTTACGCCTTTTCAATCACTAGAAGCCGGCTTCGATATCGTTATCGAGATGCTAGCCAACCATAACTTGGATCAAGACTTAAAGGCCTTGGCCTTTGGTGGTTGTGTGGCGGTCGTGGGAAACCGAGGCACGGTTGAGATTAACCCTCGTGATCTAATGGCTCGCGATGCGGCTGTGGTTGGTGTGGCCTTGGCAAATGTCAAACCTGCCGAGTTAGCGCTGATTGCGAAGTCCTTGCGTCCATTATTGGAAAAAGGGGTGATCAAACCTGTCATTCGTCAAAGTTACCCACTTACTGAATTAGCGAAAGCACATGACGATGTATTAAAGCCTGGTGCATTAGGCAATTTAGTAATTCAGGTTAAATAA
- a CDS encoding AraC family transcriptional regulator: MTQSDSDVFSLPEEAEAHDHDYHQLVVVLDGNTDFDIEGKGKQLHTGEGCILPSENSHAFAGLGENRIMVVNLPIPPQKSITDEEYEVVSRLFDQAAYFQLNPRLQILASALSGELQQYPNDTILARACGNTLLSAIRHQINNKDVRSRGNHLDIDKLDQFIELNLSRRVHIDQLANFCFLSVSQFHERFKDRTGMTPHQYLMRKRLERAQSLLTEGFPPIQVAEMCGFSSQSAMTNVFSQTLGITPLKYQKQFSAR; the protein is encoded by the coding sequence TTGACTCAGTCTGATTCCGATGTTTTCAGCCTGCCTGAGGAAGCGGAAGCCCACGATCACGATTACCATCAATTGGTCGTTGTGCTCGATGGCAATACCGATTTCGATATAGAAGGCAAAGGCAAACAATTGCATACTGGCGAAGGTTGTATTCTTCCTTCGGAGAACAGTCATGCCTTTGCCGGTCTGGGTGAAAATCGTATTATGGTGGTCAACCTGCCTATTCCGCCACAAAAAAGCATTACCGACGAAGAGTACGAAGTCGTCTCACGCCTATTTGATCAGGCGGCGTATTTCCAGCTTAATCCACGCTTGCAAATACTGGCTTCCGCCCTATCGGGTGAGCTACAACAGTACCCTAATGATACAATTCTAGCTCGCGCCTGCGGCAACACCTTGCTGAGTGCCATTCGCCATCAAATCAACAACAAAGATGTTCGCTCCCGCGGTAACCATTTGGATATTGATAAACTGGATCAATTTATTGAACTGAATTTGTCTCGTCGTGTTCATATTGATCAACTGGCGAACTTCTGCTTTTTGAGTGTCAGCCAATTTCACGAACGCTTCAAAGACCGCACTGGTATGACACCGCATCAGTATTTGATGCGCAAACGTTTAGAACGCGCCCAAAGTTTACTTACAGAAGGCTTTCCACCTATTCAAGTAGCGGAAATGTGTGGTTTTTCAAGTCAAAGCGCCATGACCAATGTATTTTCTCAAACCCTAGGAATCACTCCGTTAAAATATCAAAAGCAGTTTAGTGCCCGCTAA
- the putA gene encoding bifunctional proline dehydrogenase/L-glutamate gamma-semialdehyde dehydrogenase PutA, with amino-acid sequence MFKAIEVLQPNFIQRPLNELWQLISPLYNMDEEKWLKELLPLAKPTEAELENQTNAAANLITEVRKDDDSMSMIDALLLEYSLDTKEGILLMCLAEALMRVPDKETADAFIKDRLSVADWASHAKNSDSFFVNASTWGLLLTGKIVTMDERKDGSPANLVNRMVNRVSEPVIRKAMNQAMKIMGHQFVLGRSIEEALSRGKGYRDKGYTYSFDMLGEAALTASDADKYLKSYMQAVESVGKDTYSKGYRPTISIKLSALHPRYEVGCEERVMTELFDSVKALIIKARSLNVGITIDAEEADRLELSLHLFEKLYRDECAKGWGLFGLVVQAYSKRALPVLVWLAALSKEQGDRIPVRLVKGAYWDSEIKLCQQRGINGYPVYTRKEATDVSYLACAHFLLSEHTRANIFPQFASHNAHTIATISCIAKQLGASTEEYEFQRLHGMGDALYNRLIKDNDICVRIYAPVGSHKDLLPYLVRRLLENGANSSFVHRLIDASYPVEDLIGHPVTTLESRKSLANPHINLPANLFDDRKNSFGPNIEIDSDWTPFKAKIDAFMGQDTQWRAFPIVGGEKIATGQTHVIASPYDHSETAGQIDWANAETVTKAIDLAEAAFPAWSARPATERADCLDKMADLMEENYAELMALCHREAGKTIQDSIDEVREAVDFCRYYAQQARSHFANPTHYTDFLGNEKQAKLNGRGVFTCISPWNFPLAIFTGQVVAALVVGNTVVAKPAEQTSLIAFRAIEMLHEAGVPTDVLHLLPGDGATVGAPLTSDKRIAGLAFTGSTGTAQLINRTLAARGVVPVPVIAETGGQNAMLVDSTSLPEQVVRDAVRSAFASAGQRCSALRVLFVQADIADRVIPMIKGAMAEQSVGLPYLHSTDVGPVIDKKAQKMLLDHIEHMSKESKLIAQAELPDFAEKGTFVAPTAFEISSIDQLTDEKFGPILHVVRYKARDLDKIIDTINNSGFGLTMGVHSRNETTCARIASRARVGNLYINRDQVGAVVGVQPFGGQGLSGTGPKAGGPHYLQRFAIEQDL; translated from the coding sequence ATGTTTAAAGCGATTGAGGTATTACAGCCTAACTTCATTCAGCGTCCACTCAATGAATTGTGGCAGCTCATTTCCCCTCTTTATAATATGGACGAAGAGAAATGGTTAAAGGAATTATTACCTTTGGCAAAGCCCACTGAGGCAGAGCTAGAAAACCAAACCAATGCCGCGGCAAACTTGATTACTGAAGTCCGTAAAGACGACGACAGTATGTCTATGATTGATGCACTGCTATTGGAATACAGCTTAGACACCAAAGAAGGCATTTTGCTAATGTGTTTGGCCGAAGCCCTAATGCGCGTGCCAGATAAAGAAACCGCTGATGCTTTCATCAAAGACCGTTTAAGTGTTGCTGATTGGGCATCTCACGCAAAAAATTCGGACTCCTTCTTCGTGAATGCTTCTACTTGGGGCTTATTGTTGACGGGTAAAATCGTCACAATGGACGAAAGAAAAGATGGCTCACCAGCGAATTTAGTGAACCGGATGGTAAACCGTGTTTCTGAGCCGGTGATTCGCAAAGCAATGAACCAAGCCATGAAAATCATGGGGCATCAATTCGTTCTAGGCCGCAGCATTGAAGAAGCCCTATCGCGTGGTAAAGGCTATCGCGACAAAGGCTATACCTACTCTTTCGATATGCTGGGTGAAGCCGCGCTAACGGCCAGCGATGCAGACAAATACCTCAAGTCTTACATGCAAGCGGTTGAGTCCGTAGGCAAAGATACTTACAGCAAAGGCTACCGTCCGACAATTTCTATCAAATTGTCTGCATTGCACCCTCGTTATGAAGTAGGCTGTGAAGAACGCGTCATGACAGAGCTTTTCGACAGTGTCAAAGCATTGATCATCAAAGCACGTTCCTTAAATGTCGGCATCACTATTGATGCGGAAGAAGCTGATCGCCTAGAGCTTTCTTTGCACTTATTTGAAAAGCTTTACCGCGACGAATGCGCAAAAGGTTGGGGCTTGTTTGGTCTTGTTGTTCAAGCGTACTCAAAACGCGCGTTACCGGTTTTAGTTTGGTTAGCGGCACTGTCTAAAGAGCAAGGCGACCGCATTCCTGTTCGTCTTGTAAAAGGCGCTTACTGGGATTCTGAAATCAAACTATGCCAACAACGCGGCATCAATGGTTACCCAGTCTACACTCGTAAAGAAGCGACGGATGTCTCCTATCTAGCCTGTGCGCACTTCTTACTGAGTGAACACACCCGCGCCAATATTTTCCCGCAGTTTGCGAGCCACAATGCCCATACCATTGCGACAATTAGCTGCATTGCTAAGCAGCTTGGCGCAAGCACAGAAGAGTATGAATTCCAGCGCCTACACGGTATGGGAGATGCGCTTTACAACCGCCTCATTAAAGACAACGACATCTGCGTACGTATCTATGCGCCAGTGGGCAGCCACAAGGACTTGCTTCCTTACTTAGTTCGTCGTTTGCTAGAAAACGGCGCGAACAGCTCTTTCGTTCACCGCCTCATTGATGCCAGCTACCCTGTGGAAGATCTGATCGGTCACCCAGTGACAACGCTTGAAAGCCGTAAGTCACTGGCAAATCCTCACATCAATTTACCAGCCAACTTGTTTGATGATCGCAAGAACTCCTTTGGTCCTAATATCGAAATCGACTCTGATTGGACGCCGTTTAAAGCCAAAATCGATGCCTTCATGGGACAAGATACCCAGTGGCGCGCTTTCCCAATCGTGGGAGGTGAAAAAATCGCAACCGGTCAAACGCATGTGATTGCAAGCCCTTACGACCACAGCGAAACCGCAGGTCAGATTGATTGGGCAAACGCAGAGACAGTGACCAAAGCCATCGACCTTGCTGAAGCCGCTTTTCCTGCATGGTCTGCGCGTCCAGCAACAGAACGAGCAGATTGCCTAGATAAAATGGCTGACTTGATGGAAGAAAACTACGCGGAATTGATGGCACTTTGCCACCGTGAAGCCGGTAAAACCATTCAAGACAGCATCGACGAAGTACGTGAAGCCGTGGATTTCTGTCGCTACTACGCGCAACAAGCCCGTAGCCACTTTGCGAATCCAACACATTACACGGATTTCTTAGGCAATGAGAAACAAGCTAAGCTAAACGGCCGTGGCGTGTTCACCTGCATCAGCCCATGGAACTTCCCACTGGCCATCTTTACTGGCCAAGTGGTTGCCGCTCTTGTAGTTGGTAACACAGTCGTAGCAAAACCGGCAGAACAAACCAGCTTAATCGCATTCCGTGCTATCGAAATGCTCCATGAAGCGGGTGTACCGACAGATGTACTGCACTTGTTACCAGGTGACGGCGCCACCGTTGGTGCTCCACTTACTAGCGACAAGCGCATTGCTGGTCTTGCCTTCACAGGTTCCACAGGTACCGCACAATTGATCAACCGCACGTTAGCGGCTCGCGGCGTTGTGCCAGTGCCAGTGATCGCCGAAACAGGCGGTCAAAACGCTATGTTGGTTGACTCCACGTCTTTGCCAGAGCAAGTGGTACGTGATGCAGTTCGTTCTGCCTTTGCTTCAGCTGGGCAACGCTGTTCTGCTTTGCGCGTATTGTTTGTTCAAGCCGACATTGCTGATCGCGTTATCCCGATGATTAAAGGCGCTATGGCTGAACAAAGTGTGGGCTTACCTTACCTTCACAGTACCGATGTTGGCCCTGTTATCGATAAAAAAGCACAGAAAATGCTGCTCGATCACATTGAACACATGAGCAAAGAAAGCAAACTTATCGCTCAAGCGGAGCTACCTGACTTTGCCGAAAAAGGCACTTTCGTTGCACCAACGGCGTTTGAAATTAGCAGCATTGACCAGCTAACCGATGAGAAATTTGGCCCTATTCTGCACGTTGTACGCTATAAAGCACGCGACTTAGATAAGATCATCGATACCATCAATAACTCAGGCTTTGGCCTGACTATGGGTGTTCACAGCCGTAACGAAACCACCTGTGCGCGCATTGCGAGCCGTGCTCGCGTGGGTAACCTCTATATCAACCGCGACCAAGTGGGCGCCGTTGTTGGTGTTCAACCTTTCGGTGGACAGGGTTTATCAGGCACAGGACCAAAAGCTGGTGGTCCTCATTACCTTCAACGCTTCGCTATTGAGCAAGACCTTTAA
- a CDS encoding 1-pyrroline-5-carboxylate dehydrogenase, whose protein sequence is MTIVQPIQIQVAQKVFEAWDKLGVSGRAEKLQKALSSFPSEQGKMAAWQIDNAQKSIAQTRVMPGPTGERNELSNQGRGPFLCMSFIENDKTKVGLVGQVFAALIAGNPVITVGPSGQEIMDIISPFVAEGVIQNIAESAQDSLIEANHLAGIATLCDSMQAQQLSQRLAKKSGLICQLIEETDAENLSVIAKPHYILRFVTERTVSNNTTAIGGNATLLELGSMND, encoded by the coding sequence ATGACAATCGTACAACCTATCCAAATTCAGGTCGCTCAAAAAGTCTTCGAAGCCTGGGACAAACTTGGCGTCAGTGGTCGTGCAGAAAAACTGCAAAAGGCCCTTAGCTCTTTCCCTAGCGAACAAGGAAAAATGGCCGCTTGGCAAATTGATAACGCGCAAAAATCCATTGCTCAAACTCGCGTTATGCCAGGACCAACCGGCGAGCGCAATGAGCTATCTAACCAAGGCCGAGGCCCTTTTCTTTGCATGTCTTTTATCGAAAATGATAAGACAAAAGTGGGCTTAGTGGGTCAAGTGTTTGCAGCGCTAATTGCAGGTAACCCAGTGATTACGGTTGGCCCATCAGGTCAAGAAATCATGGACATCATTTCTCCTTTCGTGGCAGAAGGGGTCATACAAAACATTGCTGAATCGGCTCAAGATTCTTTGATTGAAGCGAACCACCTTGCTGGTATCGCAACGCTTTGTGACTCTATGCAAGCCCAACAGTTGAGCCAGCGTCTTGCAAAGAAAAGTGGCTTAATTTGCCAATTGATTGAAGAAACCGATGCGGAAAACCTCAGTGTTATTGCCAAACCGCATTACATTCTTCGCTTTGTCACAGAGCGTACTGTGTCTAACAACACAACCGCCATTGGTGGTAACGCCACACTGCTCGAATTAGGCAGTATGAACGACTAA
- a CDS encoding ABC transporter substrate-binding protein, which translates to MWVFAGMVLILARVSAEGLTADLDGERSKLIIYSATDTKAIASVLAVFRHENPQITLEYHEFNTQELDRAIRAKPLDEQPDVVISSAMDLQVRLVNDGYAQPIEGEAVTALPSWANWRNEVVGFTYEPIVFVYNKQAFKEKAIPLTHESLASAMRIDDTFFAHKVGSYDARRSGIGYLVATQDEVTSSISGRLQESLGRARTKVYGQTSRLLDDIASGELIFGYNLLGSYSLARERRDHRIGVVIPQDYALVVSRAAFISKQAKHTTNAQHFVNFLISAKGQDVIAKRSELVALSPDIESLVSQQGQQDRTINFHPIPLGPALMVYLDDSKRRRFIKAWENALLPLKIAP; encoded by the coding sequence ATGTGGGTATTCGCTGGTATGGTCCTGATACTTGCTCGAGTCAGTGCTGAAGGACTCACTGCTGACCTGGATGGGGAGCGGAGTAAATTAATCATTTACAGTGCAACAGACACTAAAGCCATTGCCTCTGTATTGGCCGTGTTTCGTCATGAAAACCCGCAAATAACACTCGAGTATCATGAGTTTAATACGCAAGAATTAGATCGCGCGATTAGAGCCAAGCCGCTAGATGAGCAGCCCGATGTGGTGATTAGTTCGGCTATGGATTTGCAAGTTCGCTTGGTCAATGATGGTTACGCACAACCCATAGAAGGTGAAGCGGTTACGGCATTGCCGAGCTGGGCGAATTGGCGCAATGAAGTGGTTGGCTTTACCTATGAGCCGATCGTTTTTGTTTACAACAAGCAAGCTTTTAAAGAAAAAGCGATTCCGCTTACTCATGAATCTTTGGCAAGTGCCATGCGTATTGACGATACCTTCTTTGCTCACAAAGTGGGGTCTTATGATGCTCGTCGCTCTGGTATTGGCTATCTGGTAGCGACGCAGGATGAAGTAACTTCTAGTATTAGTGGGCGTTTACAAGAAAGTTTAGGGCGTGCTCGTACTAAGGTTTATGGTCAAACATCGAGATTGTTGGATGACATTGCCTCTGGGGAGCTGATTTTTGGGTACAATTTATTAGGGTCTTATTCTCTTGCTAGAGAGAGGCGTGATCATCGTATTGGCGTGGTGATTCCACAAGACTATGCTTTGGTTGTGAGTCGAGCCGCCTTTATTTCTAAACAGGCCAAGCATACGACGAACGCTCAGCATTTTGTGAACTTCTTAATTTCTGCAAAGGGACAAGATGTGATTGCTAAAAGAAGTGAGCTGGTGGCGTTATCTCCCGATATTGAATCCTTGGTATCACAGCAAGGTCAGCAAGATCGGACGATTAACTTTCATCCTATTCCTTTAGGCCCTGCCTTAATGGTGTATCTGGATGATTCCAAGCGTCGACGCTTTATCAAGGCATGGGAGAACGCTCTATTACCTCTGAAAATCGCCCCATAG